In the Flavisolibacter tropicus genome, one interval contains:
- a CDS encoding TIGR00730 family Rossman fold protein, whose translation MPIESLAIFCGSQKGQHPIYEQHAEEIGKIITEHNLTLIYGGGKNGLMGIAANSVMNNGGKVYGIIPKVLVEWESQHEGITELLVVEDMHVRKRTIYERCDAAIILAGGFGSLDELFEILTWNQLAIHDKKVFILNSNGFYDHLLTHMQKVADEGFLYGDLQEKLIVLKEPKELLAYL comes from the coding sequence ATGCCTATTGAATCGTTAGCTATCTTCTGTGGCTCCCAAAAAGGACAGCATCCAATCTATGAACAACATGCTGAAGAGATCGGAAAGATCATTACTGAACACAATCTTACATTGATCTATGGCGGTGGGAAAAATGGCTTAATGGGTATAGCGGCCAATAGTGTTATGAACAATGGCGGCAAAGTGTATGGTATCATTCCCAAGGTTTTGGTAGAGTGGGAATCACAGCACGAAGGTATTACAGAATTATTGGTGGTAGAAGATATGCATGTACGCAAACGCACCATTTATGAGCGCTGCGATGCCGCCATTATATTGGCAGGTGGATTTGGTTCCCTGGATGAATTGTTTGAGATCCTGACCTGGAACCAACTAGCCATTCACGATAAAAAGGTTTTTATACTGAATTCCAATGGCTTTTACGACCATCTGCTGACACACATGCAAAAAGTAGCTGATGAAGGATTCTTGTATGGTGACCTTCAAGAGAAGCTTATTGTACTAAAAGAACCTAAGGAACTGCTAGCCTATTTATAA
- a CDS encoding FAD-binding oxidoreductase — translation MMTTTPTLPVLGQLEAFQSIVGAQYVYVDEEVLSQYASDETEDLHFPPDVVIKPRTADEISAILKICNQYKIPVTPRGGGTGLSGGALPQMGGVLLAMERMNSILEIDEHNLQVITEPGVITEVLQDAVREKGLFYPPDPSSRGTCLIGGNIAENSGGPKAVKYGVVKDYVLNLEVVLPTGEIIWTGANVLKNATGYNLTQLVVGSEGTLGIVTKIVLKLLPHPKLDLLMLVPFKSAENACAAVSAIFRAGYLPSALEFMERDALEWVMKFVDNSVVAIDEETKAHLLIEVDGNDIEVLMKEMEGISEVVMGFDCGEILFADDAQQKAELWKLRRRVGEAVKSHSVYKEEDTVVPRAELPTLLNGVKEIGKKYGFHSVCYGHAGDGNLHVNIIKGELSDEQWNGSLKNGIREIFELVKTLGGTISGEHGIGLVQKEYMDIIFDPVSMNLMRQIKAVFDPNNILNRGKIFDA, via the coding sequence ATGATGACAACTACACCAACTCTTCCTGTATTAGGACAATTGGAAGCGTTTCAAAGTATTGTTGGGGCTCAGTATGTTTATGTTGATGAAGAGGTGTTGAGCCAATATGCCAGCGATGAGACAGAAGATTTGCATTTCCCCCCCGATGTAGTGATCAAGCCTAGGACTGCAGACGAGATCAGTGCTATCCTTAAAATTTGTAATCAGTATAAAATCCCAGTAACGCCACGCGGTGGTGGAACAGGGTTAAGCGGTGGTGCGTTGCCTCAAATGGGTGGTGTATTGCTGGCCATGGAGCGAATGAACAGTATCCTGGAAATTGATGAACATAACCTTCAGGTGATAACAGAGCCTGGTGTAATAACCGAAGTATTGCAAGATGCCGTACGTGAAAAAGGACTGTTTTACCCGCCAGATCCTAGTAGCCGTGGTACCTGTTTAATTGGTGGTAACATAGCTGAAAATAGCGGTGGTCCCAAAGCCGTAAAATATGGTGTGGTAAAAGATTACGTGTTGAACCTGGAAGTAGTATTGCCAACAGGGGAGATCATCTGGACTGGTGCTAATGTATTAAAGAATGCTACGGGATATAATCTTACACAGTTGGTGGTAGGTAGTGAAGGAACCTTAGGTATTGTTACCAAGATTGTTTTAAAACTATTACCACATCCAAAGCTCGACCTATTGATGCTGGTGCCTTTTAAATCGGCTGAGAATGCTTGTGCTGCTGTTAGTGCCATTTTTAGAGCCGGTTATTTGCCAAGCGCTCTGGAATTTATGGAGCGCGACGCACTGGAATGGGTAATGAAGTTTGTAGATAATAGTGTGGTAGCTATTGACGAAGAAACAAAGGCCCACTTGCTGATAGAGGTTGATGGAAATGACATAGAAGTGTTGATGAAGGAAATGGAAGGAATCAGTGAAGTGGTAATGGGCTTTGATTGTGGTGAGATCCTGTTTGCCGATGATGCACAGCAAAAAGCAGAATTGTGGAAGCTGCGCCGCCGGGTTGGAGAAGCCGTTAAATCACATTCTGTATATAAAGAAGAAGATACTGTAGTTCCAAGAGCCGAACTGCCAACGCTGTTGAATGGGGTAAAGGAAATTGGTAAGAAGTATGGCTTTCATTCTGTTTGCTATGGCCATGCGGGTGATGGAAACCTGCACGTTAATATTATTAAGGGTGAACTAAGTGATGAACAATGGAATGGCTCATTGAAAAATGGTATCCGCGAAATATTTGAGCTGGTAAAAACTTTAGGAGGTACCATTAGTGGTGAACATGGTATTGGACTAGTTCAAAAGGAATACATGGATATTATTTTCGATCCGGTAAGCATGAACTTGATGCGTCAGATCAAAGCTGTATTTGATCCTAATAATATTTTGAATCGGGGTAAAATTTTTGATGCCTAA
- a CDS encoding PorP/SprF family type IX secretion system membrane protein produces MKDKILQLILLLTVSQMSVGSLHAQDLHFSQFMNSPLTTNPANTGFIPDGDYRLGINYRNQWSSIMSVPYKTMSAFGDVQMMRDRFENGWLGAGGAILKDVAGSGNLSSTKIYGSIAYHQMLGYSSLLSLGFNVGMANKQINVSNLKFPDQFDGHFFDHGIPTNAILDRTNITYFDMQVGMNYAYFPNERVYVNAGFSSHHVNRPRESFFDKDQGGYDNRLPRRYIGFINGSFMLNDQWIVNPNAYFTMQAEASELVLGATAHYNLSGDGEYLLIGGLYYRHHEAIIPEVGLGYKDITLTFSYDATMSTLKTYNGTRGAYEFSLIKQGVFTKYNGNRSQSMCPSFKNL; encoded by the coding sequence ATGAAAGATAAAATTTTACAGCTTATTCTGTTATTAACTGTAAGCCAAATGTCGGTTGGAAGCCTTCATGCGCAGGATCTTCACTTCTCGCAATTTATGAATTCGCCTTTAACCACCAACCCGGCGAATACCGGATTTATTCCTGACGGAGACTACCGGTTGGGTATAAACTACCGAAATCAATGGTCCTCTATTATGTCGGTCCCCTACAAGACCATGAGCGCCTTTGGTGATGTTCAGATGATGCGCGATCGCTTTGAGAATGGATGGTTAGGGGCCGGAGGAGCTATTTTAAAAGATGTAGCAGGTTCGGGTAATCTAAGCTCAACTAAGATATATGGCTCTATTGCTTACCACCAGATGCTTGGGTATTCCAGTCTCCTTAGTTTAGGGTTCAATGTGGGGATGGCCAATAAACAGATTAACGTAAGTAATTTAAAGTTCCCTGATCAATTTGATGGTCATTTTTTTGATCATGGTATACCTACTAATGCAATTTTGGATCGGACCAATATTACCTATTTTGATATGCAAGTAGGTATGAACTATGCCTATTTTCCAAATGAAAGGGTATATGTAAACGCTGGCTTTTCTTCTCACCACGTAAATAGGCCCAGAGAATCTTTCTTTGATAAAGACCAAGGTGGTTATGATAACCGCTTGCCCCGCCGTTATATTGGTTTTATAAACGGTAGCTTTATGCTGAATGATCAATGGATTGTAAATCCCAATGCCTACTTTACCATGCAGGCCGAAGCCAGTGAGTTAGTTTTAGGCGCAACGGCACATTACAATCTTTCCGGTGATGGTGAGTACCTGTTGATCGGTGGGCTTTATTACCGCCATCATGAGGCTATTATACCAGAAGTAGGCTTAGGTTATAAAGATATTACACTAACATTCAGTTACGACGCCACAATGTCTACACTCAAGACATATAATGGCACACGTGGCGCCTATGAGTTTTCACTGATCAAACAGGGCGTATTTACCAAGTATAACGGTAATCGTTCACAGTCCATGTGTCCCTCTTTTAAAAATTTATAA
- a CDS encoding PKD domain-containing protein — translation MERKSHILLFLYCLAFFSSRSQQYENIQFIENKGQWDDKVQFKGSFPGGAIFIQRDGFTVLQHNPEDYKRLAEKMHGHQLDPHARQSSQSDSLTIRSHAYETQFVGANQRPTIIADKPIVTYNNYFIGNDPSKWAVGCKIYQGITVQNLYPNVDLRYYSNNGLMKYDLIIKPGGNVSQIALQYKGVEKLTVKNKELLVGTSVGDVKELYPYTYQYSAKGKQELPCKYIIKGNTVRFEVKNYDPTQPLIIDPTLIFSSFSGSAANNWGFTATYGPDGSLFGAGIVEGEGFPVSPGAMQSHYGGGSWDIGLIKLSPDGSNRVFATYIGGNGIEQPHSLVVDRQGNVVVAGRSNSPDYPTRGAGKVGPGGGYDIIVTKLNATGTAIIGSLKIGGVNDDGVNISSTRNRNSLQYNYGDDGRSEVILDGANNIYVASCTQSVSLNAAEQFPVIGGFQRTPGSGQDAVVLKIAPDASNVIFSSFLGGNGNDAAYVLSINPTTSDIFVAGGTESTNLARTTGRVFNTNQGKIDGFISVISNDGTVLRQTTYLGTPEYDQIYGIQFDKEGFPYAMGQTEGHWPVQAPWSQPNGKQFIVKLQPDLSAFVYSTVFGTGATLPNISPTAFLVDRCENVYVSGWGGVIPSTGFRLAGTAGLTTVNPLQPTTDGEDFYFFVLKRNATAQLYGDFFGQNGGFIDHVDGGTSRFDANGVIYQALCANCGGGARFPTTPNAWASTNGALNGRSVNCNLAMIKIDLELAGIRSGVQPSINGVPRDSAGCVPLTVDFRDTVLNAVSYEWDFGDGSPVLPTTVPNTSHTYSQVGTYRVMLIGIDPNSCNLRDTSYTHIIVGDQQATADFNSVKQEPCEEFRYQFTNTSVAPASRPFTATSFIWDFGDGSPQVQAGVGSVNHQYTAPGSYRVRLYMVDSAYCNAPDSAVKVLNVAALVKARFETPAAGCAPYNAVFTNTSDGGQEFFWEFGDGTTSTDPNPTHQYLSPGTYTIRLRVVDPNTCNREDQTSSTITVYSNPTANFSLTPQPPIVNTAISFTNLSSSDGVRFKWLFGDGDSLVTTTRDIVQHEYNSTGKFDACLIVFNANNCSDTICKPVETLVEPAVDVPNAFTPLSGDVNSKIFVRGYGIKQMRFTIWNRWGQKVFETESNKVGWDGRYKGAIQPMDVYAYTLEVNFTDGTKTSKKGDITLIR, via the coding sequence TTGGAAAGAAAAAGCCACATACTCCTTTTCCTGTACTGTCTTGCATTTTTTTCTTCGCGGAGTCAGCAATATGAAAACATTCAGTTTATAGAAAATAAAGGCCAATGGGATGATAAAGTCCAATTCAAAGGAAGCTTTCCCGGCGGTGCTATTTTTATACAACGAGATGGTTTCACCGTTTTGCAGCATAACCCTGAAGACTATAAGCGGCTGGCTGAAAAAATGCATGGTCACCAACTGGATCCACATGCCCGCCAATCGTCGCAAAGCGATTCTCTGACTATTCGCTCACATGCCTACGAAACACAGTTTGTCGGTGCCAATCAACGACCCACTATTATTGCCGATAAACCCATTGTTACTTATAACAATTATTTTATTGGTAATGATCCTTCCAAATGGGCGGTAGGCTGTAAGATCTACCAAGGTATTACGGTTCAAAATCTTTATCCCAATGTAGATCTGCGTTATTATTCCAACAATGGCTTAATGAAATATGACCTTATTATTAAGCCGGGTGGTAATGTTTCGCAGATTGCCCTGCAATACAAAGGAGTAGAAAAACTCACTGTTAAAAACAAAGAGTTGTTGGTGGGTACTTCTGTAGGTGATGTGAAAGAGTTGTACCCCTATACCTATCAATATAGTGCAAAAGGGAAACAGGAATTACCTTGTAAGTATATTATAAAAGGAAACACGGTTCGGTTTGAAGTAAAGAACTATGATCCCACACAGCCACTAATTATTGACCCTACACTGATCTTTTCATCTTTTTCAGGCAGTGCAGCCAATAACTGGGGTTTTACGGCTACTTACGGTCCTGATGGTAGTTTATTTGGTGCTGGTATTGTTGAAGGTGAAGGTTTCCCCGTATCACCAGGTGCTATGCAAAGTCATTATGGTGGTGGCTCTTGGGATATTGGTCTAATAAAACTATCGCCTGATGGTTCTAACCGTGTATTTGCTACCTATATTGGAGGAAATGGAATAGAGCAGCCTCACAGTTTAGTAGTAGACAGGCAAGGTAATGTGGTAGTTGCCGGTCGATCTAACTCTCCAGACTATCCTACACGAGGTGCTGGTAAGGTAGGCCCTGGCGGCGGATATGATATTATAGTAACCAAATTGAATGCTACAGGGACCGCTATTATTGGATCTTTGAAGATTGGTGGAGTAAATGATGACGGTGTAAATATATCAAGTACCCGAAACCGAAATTCTTTGCAATACAATTATGGAGATGATGGTAGAAGTGAAGTGATTTTGGATGGTGCTAATAATATATATGTTGCATCCTGTACGCAGTCTGTTTCACTTAACGCTGCCGAACAATTCCCTGTTATCGGAGGTTTTCAAAGAACACCTGGTTCAGGACAAGATGCTGTTGTTTTGAAAATAGCACCTGATGCCTCTAATGTAATATTCAGTAGTTTTCTGGGCGGTAACGGCAATGATGCTGCCTATGTTTTGTCTATCAATCCAACTACCAGCGACATCTTTGTAGCCGGTGGTACAGAAAGTACCAATCTTGCCCGTACAACGGGTCGCGTCTTCAATACTAACCAGGGAAAGATTGATGGCTTTATTTCTGTGATCAGTAACGATGGAACTGTATTGCGTCAAACCACCTACCTGGGTACGCCAGAATATGATCAGATCTATGGTATTCAGTTTGACAAAGAGGGTTTCCCTTATGCCATGGGACAAACAGAAGGCCATTGGCCGGTACAGGCTCCATGGTCACAGCCCAATGGGAAGCAATTTATTGTAAAACTGCAGCCTGACCTTTCAGCTTTTGTTTATTCAACTGTTTTTGGTACCGGTGCCACGCTGCCCAATATTTCTCCAACAGCCTTTTTAGTAGACCGGTGCGAAAATGTTTACGTGTCAGGTTGGGGTGGCGTTATTCCAAGCACTGGCTTTAGGCTGGCAGGTACTGCTGGTCTCACAACGGTCAATCCTCTGCAGCCCACAACTGACGGTGAAGACTTCTACTTTTTTGTATTAAAACGTAATGCTACGGCTCAATTATATGGTGACTTCTTTGGTCAGAATGGCGGGTTTATTGATCACGTAGATGGTGGTACCAGTCGCTTTGATGCGAACGGTGTAATCTACCAGGCTTTATGCGCTAACTGCGGTGGCGGTGCCCGGTTCCCAACTACTCCTAACGCCTGGGCTTCAACCAACGGAGCTTTGAATGGCCGAAGTGTCAACTGTAACCTGGCCATGATTAAAATAGACCTGGAGCTGGCTGGTATTCGTTCCGGCGTCCAGCCCTCCATTAATGGTGTTCCCCGGGATTCTGCTGGCTGCGTACCGCTGACTGTTGATTTTAGAGACACGGTGTTAAATGCCGTTAGCTATGAGTGGGATTTTGGCGATGGGTCGCCTGTTCTTCCAACAACAGTACCGAATACCTCTCATACCTATTCGCAAGTAGGTACGTATCGCGTCATGTTAATAGGGATTGACCCCAACTCCTGTAATTTAAGAGACACTTCTTATACGCACATTATTGTAGGTGATCAACAGGCTACGGCTGATTTCAACTCGGTTAAACAAGAGCCATGTGAAGAGTTCCGTTATCAATTCACTAATACTTCAGTTGCTCCTGCCTCCAGACCGTTTACAGCAACTTCGTTTATTTGGGATTTTGGTGATGGCTCACCCCAAGTACAGGCAGGAGTGGGCTCCGTTAATCACCAGTATACAGCACCCGGTTCTTACCGCGTAAGGTTATATATGGTTGACTCCGCGTATTGTAATGCGCCTGACTCTGCCGTAAAGGTTTTGAATGTTGCTGCTTTGGTGAAAGCCCGGTTTGAAACACCCGCAGCAGGTTGTGCTCCTTATAACGCCGTATTTACTAATACCTCGGATGGGGGCCAAGAGTTTTTCTGGGAATTTGGTGACGGAACTACATCTACAGATCCCAATCCTACACATCAATACCTGTCTCCAGGAACATATACCATTCGTTTGCGTGTTGTAGATCCAAATACCTGTAACAGGGAAGATCAAACTAGCTCAACGATTACAGTTTACAGTAACCCGACAGCTAATTTTAGCTTAACACCTCAACCGCCGATCGTTAACACAGCAATCAGCTTTACAAATCTTTCCTCTTCAGATGGTGTACGCTTCAAATGGTTGTTTGGAGATGGTGATTCTTTAGTGACCACAACCCGGGATATTGTACAGCATGAGTATAACTCAACAGGAAAGTTTGACGCCTGCCTGATTGTGTTTAATGCCAATAATTGTTCTGATACTATTTGTAAACCGGTAGAAACTTTAGTGGAGCCTGCAGTAGATGTGCCCAATGCCTTTACGCCCTTGAGTGGTGATGTTAATAGTAAAATATTTGTACGTGGCTATGGTATTAAGCAAATGCGATTTACTATTTGGAATCGTTGGGGGCAGAAAGTATTTGAAACGGAAAGCAATAAGGTTGGATGGGACGGCCGTTATAAAGGTGCGATTCAACCCATGGATGTATATGCTTATACCTTAGAAGTAAACTTTACTGATGGAACCAAGACCAGTAAGAAAGGAGATATAACCTTAATACGTTAA
- the recG gene encoding ATP-dependent DNA helicase RecG: MITTSNILTQPIEYLKGVGPQRADLLKKELGLFTYGDLLHHFPYRHIDKTKVLKISALTGGVEFAQVQGVLSYKEVIGEKAGKRLVAYLRDDTGVIELIWFKGSTWIEKMLKEGYVYTVFGRIGFFMGNPQIVHPEIELKSSEDNGIKNLLEPVYSTTEKLKARGLGGKQIGKLVQSLLALITPRDLPENLPESVLTKGRLVSRYEAYCQIHFPKSQIESNQAIRRLKFEELFVAQIRLALTKSERHRHSKGVIFNKVGDLFNSFYKDHLPFELTGAQKRVIKEVRVDCASGHQMNRLLQGDVGSGKTVVALLAMLLAIDNGFQACMMAPTEILAQQHLQSIQNLLKDMPVGVRLLTGSTKAAERKRILKDLVEGEVHILIGTHAIIEEVVQFQNLGLAIVDEQHRFGVAQRARLWKKAAIPPHVLVMTATPIPRTLAMTAFGDLDYSVMDELPPGRQPIKTVHRYDDHRAKVMDFIKDEIKTGRQAYIIFPLIEESDKLDYESLMQGYENVKAFFPEPRYWISMVHGRQTPDVKENNMQRFVTGDTHIMVSTTVIEVGVNVPNATVMVIESAEKFGLSQLHQLRGRVGRGAEKSYCVLMTSVKLSNDARERIKIMTSTNSGFEIAEKDLALRGPGDIEGTRQSGALPLRLADLVKDKGILEAAKNYAETIVESDPDLDSAENLRLKYYLMSLKGKTPWSRIS; this comes from the coding sequence TTGATCACCACGTCTAATATATTAACCCAACCCATTGAATACTTAAAAGGTGTTGGGCCTCAACGTGCCGACCTTTTAAAGAAGGAGTTGGGGTTGTTTACATATGGTGATCTGCTTCATCATTTTCCCTACCGGCATATTGATAAAACCAAGGTGCTAAAAATTTCGGCATTAACAGGAGGGGTAGAGTTTGCCCAGGTACAAGGTGTGCTCTCATATAAAGAGGTAATAGGCGAGAAGGCTGGCAAACGTTTGGTGGCTTACCTGCGCGATGATACAGGGGTAATAGAACTGATTTGGTTTAAAGGGTCGACCTGGATTGAGAAGATGTTGAAGGAAGGATATGTCTATACTGTTTTTGGGCGTATTGGGTTCTTTATGGGCAATCCGCAGATTGTGCACCCGGAAATTGAATTAAAGTCCAGTGAGGATAATGGTATTAAAAACTTGCTGGAGCCCGTATACTCCACCACCGAAAAATTAAAAGCAAGAGGGTTGGGAGGCAAGCAGATTGGGAAATTGGTACAGTCACTCTTAGCGTTAATAACGCCAAGGGATTTACCAGAGAACTTACCAGAATCCGTCTTGACAAAAGGACGTTTGGTGTCGCGTTATGAAGCGTATTGCCAGATTCATTTTCCGAAATCCCAGATTGAAAGCAACCAGGCTATTCGCCGATTGAAATTTGAGGAGTTGTTTGTTGCCCAGATCCGGCTGGCCTTGACAAAATCGGAGCGACACCGTCACTCCAAGGGAGTAATATTTAATAAAGTAGGCGACCTGTTTAATAGTTTCTATAAAGATCACTTGCCATTTGAATTAACTGGTGCCCAAAAAAGAGTGATAAAAGAAGTGCGGGTGGATTGCGCCTCGGGACATCAGATGAACCGGTTACTTCAAGGTGATGTAGGTAGTGGAAAAACGGTGGTAGCGTTACTGGCCATGTTGTTAGCCATTGATAACGGCTTCCAGGCCTGTATGATGGCGCCTACAGAGATCTTGGCCCAACAGCATTTGCAGTCTATACAAAATCTTTTAAAAGATATGCCGGTGGGAGTGCGTTTGTTAACAGGTTCTACAAAGGCAGCAGAACGCAAACGTATTCTGAAAGACCTGGTAGAAGGGGAGGTTCATATCCTTATTGGTACCCACGCCATTATTGAAGAAGTAGTACAGTTTCAAAACTTAGGATTGGCTATAGTAGACGAACAGCACCGGTTTGGTGTGGCGCAACGTGCCCGTCTTTGGAAAAAAGCTGCTATACCGCCACATGTTTTGGTGATGACTGCAACGCCCATCCCACGTACGCTGGCCATGACGGCATTTGGCGACTTAGATTATAGTGTGATGGATGAGTTGCCACCTGGCCGTCAACCGATAAAAACCGTACATCGCTATGACGATCACCGGGCAAAAGTGATGGATTTTATCAAAGACGAAATAAAGACTGGCCGGCAAGCCTATATTATATTCCCACTTATTGAAGAAAGCGACAAGCTGGATTACGAGAGCCTGATGCAGGGGTATGAAAATGTAAAAGCTTTTTTTCCTGAACCTCGTTACTGGATCAGCATGGTGCATGGCCGGCAAACGCCTGATGTGAAAGAGAATAATATGCAACGTTTTGTAACAGGCGATACGCATATTATGGTAAGTACCACCGTTATAGAAGTGGGCGTAAATGTGCCCAATGCTACAGTAATGGTTATTGAAAGTGCGGAAAAGTTTGGACTATCTCAGCTGCATCAATTAAGAGGCCGCGTAGGCCGGGGGGCAGAGAAAAGCTATTGTGTCCTTATGACGTCTGTAAAACTAAGTAATGATGCCCGCGAGCGCATCAAAATAATGACGTCTACTAACAGTGGTTTTGAAATTGCAGAAAAAGATTTAGCGCTTAGGGGCCCCGGTGATATTGAAGGGACGCGGCAAAGTGGAGCCTTGCCTTTACGACTTGCAGATTTAGTAAAAGACAAAGGAATACTTGAAGCTGCCAAAAATTATGCAGAAACGATCGTTGAAAGTGATCCGGACCTAGACTCGGCAGAAAATTTGAGGCTTAAATATTACCTGATGTCATTGAAGGGTAAAACCCCGTGGAGTAGAATATCTTAA
- a CDS encoding glycosyltransferase family 4 protein, whose translation MLLQITQYFTLFKISILGFVTAFVVAMLLMPILIQLIHRFKLFDIPDLRKEHTQPVPTMGGIAVCIAMVAACLLWIPISRDLFTISFFFSIAVLFVLGILDDLHNISVRNKFVIQIATASIIAFSGVRISHLNGLLGIYGLPVIFQYIITIVAITGVTNAFNLIDGIDGLAGGLGFMSLMMLGLFLGLGGDNTSAVIAFALAGALLGFLYYNFNPARIFMGDTGSLLLGFVVSVLSIRLMQLNIGQKQALLPHVPVFTLGIVLIPVFDTMRVFSLRMWRGKSPFTPDKTHIHHLLTTNGWSHSFTAKLLCTIHGLVLLLSYFLKDVPQEAGFAVLLLCMLLTAFIFERIKVPHYNPPKKTLVDSVEK comes from the coding sequence ATGCTGCTGCAAATCACGCAATACTTTACCCTATTTAAAATATCAATCCTAGGCTTTGTAACAGCGTTTGTAGTAGCTATGCTGCTCATGCCGATCCTGATTCAACTAATCCACAGATTTAAACTTTTTGATATTCCAGACCTCCGAAAAGAACATACCCAACCTGTTCCTACCATGGGCGGGATAGCCGTATGTATAGCCATGGTAGCCGCCTGCCTGCTGTGGATACCTATATCAAGAGACCTGTTTACTATTTCATTCTTTTTTTCCATTGCAGTTCTTTTTGTGTTAGGAATATTAGATGACCTGCACAATATTTCCGTTCGCAACAAATTTGTCATACAAATAGCAACAGCATCCATTATTGCGTTCAGCGGCGTACGTATTTCGCATTTAAATGGATTATTGGGTATTTACGGACTGCCGGTAATTTTTCAATACATTATTACAATTGTGGCTATTACAGGTGTAACTAACGCCTTTAACCTTATTGACGGCATTGATGGATTGGCTGGTGGGCTGGGATTTATGAGTTTGATGATGCTAGGCCTTTTCCTAGGTTTAGGCGGAGACAACACCTCGGCTGTTATAGCATTTGCATTAGCGGGGGCCCTGCTTGGCTTTTTGTATTACAATTTTAACCCGGCCCGAATCTTTATGGGTGACACAGGCTCCCTCCTTCTGGGCTTTGTGGTTTCAGTCTTAAGTATCCGGCTTATGCAATTGAATATTGGACAAAAACAGGCATTACTACCACATGTACCTGTATTCACCTTAGGGATTGTACTAATTCCGGTATTTGATACCATGCGGGTATTCAGCTTACGTATGTGGAGAGGTAAATCCCCATTTACACCTGATAAAACCCATATTCATCATTTATTGACAACAAATGGATGGAGCCATAGCTTTACAGCAAAACTTCTTTGTACCATCCACGGCTTGGTATTACTACTCAGTTATTTCTTAAAAGACGTACCACAGGAAGCTGGCTTTGCTGTACTTCTACTCTGCATGCTTTTGACAGCCTTTATTTTTGAGCGCATAAAAGTGCCACACTATAATCCTCCGAAGAAAACGCTGGTTGATTCAGTTGAAAAATAA